The genomic segment TTGTACCATTTGTGCAAAAACTTTTTTGCCTACCACTGATGGGCGATGGTGAATCGCTCAGAGCAGGCAGGGCTCAATTTGACGAAGCTCAAAAAAAAAGTCCGCGGGGAAGTCCCCTAGGAAATCCCCCGTACTGTCGGAATATTATTGTCGAGACTGATGCGCCACATCCCCGACACAATTGACGACCTCGGTCCATTTCTGAAGACATAACGCTAGAGCAGAGACGTCAAATGCTGGATTATTAAAGATTGATCGTCTGTCATATCTACAAAGCCTGTAATGGATAACGTCAGTATAACTATGGATAACGATATGCTGAAAGACAGGATCCGGAGTTATAACACTTTGAATACTCTCTACCACGAGACGCGACAGGAGATCGACATTTTGAATAAACAAATCTACAAAAAGGACAATTTAATCGCAGATTTGAAAGCGAGGCTGGGGAGATACGAGAGGATCTGCATCAATGTGGAAGATAACGAGCCTGTCGTCATCGGGCCGTCCAAGTCGCTGTTGGAAAGCTTGTGTAAAGAAATCTGCAAACTGAAACAAAAGAGGAACGAAACAGAAGTCAGGGCGTCTCGACAAGCGGAGATAAGTCAACAAGTGAGTGAGAATTTATATCTTGAGCCCTGCAGTTAAACTTGTGTGTACATTGGTCAGATCAGTTGGCTGCTGGACGTGGTAGAGATAAGTTTGCACACTGGCAAGTATACAAGGTCTGCTCCGTGTGGGTGCATACAGCTAATTTCCAGAAGTCTATTTTTTACACTGGCACTAATGATAATGAGCTAACAAGCCCTAACCCTCACCCTTCTGTTAGGTCAATTTAATTTATGTAGCCTAAATACCCAATAATTACACTATACAtgtctataggaatattattatgATACCTAggagatttgaaaaaaaaagaaagaagcctaccataaaatataataaagtaGGTATCAACATTTATGAATCACATatatgaaaattaaaatgatcTGTTATCCCTGTTTGGGATAATTGATTTGAATTGTGTAGGTCAATGTAATGTCTTATTatatgttttagttttagttttagttttgatTTCTTCAAGTGCACAGACCACAAAGGACACCCCCTTGTTCACAAAACATGTGATTGTGTGGAAAAGTACAAGTTATTTTTGGTGAGCTAGGGGCTTCCATGACCATAtccttaatgtgatgtgaaAGAAAACCCCCAACTTTGCTCTAAAAGACTACTATCAATTGAACACAGCACAGTATGATGTGTTAAAGGCAaatcctgtctgtcttccaggAGATCCAGAGGCTGCACGCGCAGctcagagagaaggagagggagttGGAGAGCATCCGGTGTCAGCCGGACCATGAGAAGGACCAGGAGATCCAGCGGCTGCGGTCGGCGCTGGAGGAGCGGGACCGGGCCGAGGCCACCAGGGCCGTGCTCTGCACCTCGCTGGCCGAGGAGGCCGACCAGCTGCGCGGCCAGCTGGGCGCCACTGTCAAGGTGTGCCAGGAGCTGCTGgccagactggagagagagaagaagggaggagcaGTGGAGGAGATGCCTCAGCAGCAGAAGGCTTGGGAGGTGTGTAGACGTGTTTATAATAAAGGGGTCGGTTTGTGTCTTCCAACCACTTCTGCATTGGACCTCAGTGTGTCCCCATATTTCTCTTGATATGTAACAGTAGTAAAATagtaaattgtttttttatttttggaggCGCCAGTTTTTAACTTCTCTTTCCCTGTTTTATTACAGACGACAGAGTCTTCTAACATGAGCGGTGTTAATGCCCAGATCTCTCAACTTCAGGAGGAGAATCAACAGCTAAAGCAGCGAGTGGTATATGTAAGTCTGCAAATATTATGTTAAGTTTTGCAAGTTATGTTCATTGACTGTATATAAAATCATCATACAGCAGAGCATAATGCCGAACATACGGCAAATTCGGAAAGGTTTAACCTGACTCTGTATTTTAATTCTCCCTTTGAGGTGGAAGGCCTGAATGCTAAATGGCAGAAGTACGACTCCAGCAGGGAGGAGTATGTCAGAGGCTTGTGCCAGAGGCTGAAGGAGACGGGCGCCCTCGCTGTCTCCAGCTCTGGTCCGGGAGGAGCGGGGCCCGAGCCGAGGCCCGGTCCGGGCCTGGGGTCCGGCCTGGGACCCGTCAGCAGCGGACTGCTTCATCAGGAGATTTCCAGGCTCAACGGCTtgctggaggagaagatgagcgagtgtgtgaggctgggcagagaacaggaggagatcCGGAGACGAGACCAAGAGCGCATTCAGACACTGGAGCAGCAGGTCAGTGCTACATCGCCGTCCCAGTGACTCTCGCCGTTGAATCTAAGATCACAGTTGCATAtgtttaatttgattttatACAGCTTAATTGGCATAGGATATAGTCGCCCAATGTGTACAGCCAGTGTGACTATTAACTCTGTATGGTAGACTttaaacaaatatgaaaaactgaatttagaagaaataaagagTTAAATAAAAGAGactaattcaaataaaaaaataaccacCGTGGCTCTCCATGTGTTCCTGCCTCAGGTCCTCATCTACACAGAGGACTTTAAGTCGGAGCGTGCCGACAGAGAGCGAGCGCAGGGCAGGATCCAAGACCTGAAGGAGGAGATTTTTCAGTTGCAACAGCAGCTGCACaaacaggtgagacaggcagcccTTCACTTTTCCACATCTAGACACATTCTTTCATTGGTTATCCCACCTCCTGTCTAGTGTGACTtacatgttaaataaaaaacatggcGTAAAATTCACATCGTTGTCTTTGCCAGGGAGCGAGCAGAGAGGCCAGAGACGCGGCGCCCTTGTGTCGCGTACACATCGGACACAGAATCACCTCAAGGCGGCACAAGGACTCCGCGGAACATTTGCTAAGGAGCAGCGCCGAGCCGCCAAAACAACCGGCGGCAGCGACGCCGAACCCGGCCTGGAGCGAATGCCAGGGCCTGTCAGAGTTACAGTGCCCGAGGTGCCTCACCACGTTCGACGACAGGGACGCGGTCGAGTACCTGAACCATTGTGAAGAGTGCGCCAAATTATGAACCCGCTTGGCGTAAAGACAGTTCTCTCTCGCTGACAATAACCGAAC from the Centroberyx gerrardi isolate f3 chromosome 3, fCenGer3.hap1.cur.20231027, whole genome shotgun sequence genome contains:
- the tnip2 gene encoding TNFAIP3-interacting protein 2; this translates as MDNVSITMDNDMLKDRIRSYNTLNTLYHETRQEIDILNKQIYKKDNLIADLKARLGRYERICINVEDNEPVVIGPSKSLLESLCKEICKLKQKRNETEVRASRQAEISQQEIQRLHAQLREKERELESIRCQPDHEKDQEIQRLRSALEERDRAEATRAVLCTSLAEEADQLRGQLGATVKVCQELLARLEREKKGGAVEEMPQQQKAWETTESSNMSGVNAQISQLQEENQQLKQRVVYVEGLNAKWQKYDSSREEYVRGLCQRLKETGALAVSSSGPGGAGPEPRPGPGLGSGLGPVSSGLLHQEISRLNGLLEEKMSECVRLGREQEEIRRRDQERIQTLEQQVLIYTEDFKSERADRERAQGRIQDLKEEIFQLQQQLHKQGASREARDAAPLCRVHIGHRITSRRHKDSAEHLLRSSAEPPKQPAAATPNPAWSECQGLSELQCPRCLTTFDDRDAVEYLNHCEECAKL